The following proteins come from a genomic window of Liolophura sinensis isolate JHLJ2023 chromosome 13, CUHK_Ljap_v2, whole genome shotgun sequence:
- the LOC135480339 gene encoding DNA polymerase epsilon subunit 3-like translates to MAERPEDLNLPNTVVARIIKDAIPDGVNVSKEARLAISKAASVFVLYATSCSNNFAMKAKRKTINAQDVLAAMEDMEFDKFIEPLQQCLDGFRKEQQDKKEAVEKRKKAKEQNTAAEEKEDGIEVVEIEDSTSKEDEEEENSAVDDDDDSSVQVIEDD, encoded by the exons ATGGCAGAGCGCCCGGAAGATCTGAACCTCCCCAACACGGTTGTGGCCAGGATTATCAAAGATGCT ATTCCTGATGGTGTGAATGTGTCAAAAGAAGCCAGATTGGCCATTTCTAAGGCAGCCAGCGTGTTTGTTCTCTATGCTACCTCATG CTCAAATAACTTTGCTATGAAGGCCAAGAGGAAAACAATCAATGCTCAGGACGTGCTAGCAGCCATGGAAGATATGGAGTTTGACAAGTTTATAGAGCCTCTCCAACAGTGTCTTGATG GTTTCCGAAAAGAGCAGCAGGACAAGAAAGAGGCTGTTGAGAAACGCAAGAAAGCAAAGGAACAAAATACAGCTGCAGAGGAGAAAGAGGATGGTATAGAAGTTGTGGAAATAGAGGACAGCACAAGTAAGGAGGACGAGGAAGAAGAGAATAGTGCAGTCGATGATGATGACGACAGCAGTGTTCAAGTGATTGAGGATGACTGA